The following DNA comes from Rhinolophus sinicus isolate RSC01 linkage group LG06, ASM3656204v1, whole genome shotgun sequence.
TGACCACCGTAGGCGACACGCCGCTGCCAGCGCGGGAGGAGGAGTACCTCTTCATGGTGGGCGACTTCCTGCTGGCTGTCATGGGTTTCGCCACCATCATGGGTAGCATGAGCTCTGTCATCTACAACATGAACACGGCAGATGCGGCTTTCTACCCCGACCACGCGCTGGTGAAGAAGTACATGAAGCTACAGCACGTCAACCGCTGGCTGGAGCGGCGAGTTATTGACTGGTGAGGATGCTGGGGATCCAGACCAGGACAGGGAGAGGTGTACTGGGGGGAATCTGAGGCAGGTGGCTAGGTTCTTATTGCCTGTGGGTCAGGAAGGCCATCAGGAAGTGGCATTCATTGTGGGGTTCAGTGGGTGGGGCTTGGAAAAGGATGTTGTCCACTAATTGAATCTGTACTTAAGGGGAAGAGTTGGGTGAGAGACTGATAGGGACAGGAACTTAACCACAAGTAAGGATAACCTGGAGACCAGCGGATGGGAACTGCCACTGCCTGGTAGGGCTCAGAAAGCCCTGGAAGGAGTAAGGGAGAAGAGCAATACCCCCCAGGAGATGGCCAACAACAAGATGGTTTACTAGGTCATGGTAGTCTATACTGTGAGCTGAACAAAAGGAAGTGTCACCAACTATAGCAGAGACTTCTAGAGAAGATGAGGCTTGGTGATTGAACTGGATATCAGGGGGATGGTACAAGACATCATTAATTGGTGGATAGGGTAGAACCTGACAGGAGGTAAAGGTTGTCTTATTTATTGTCTGCTGATGGAGGCTTCCTCCCTGGGTGAGGGAGAAAAAGTCAAAGCATATCTGTgaccagcaaaggagactgtgGACTAAAGATATTCATCAGCCAATTGTCACGTATTCTCATGATCCCTGTGAGATCTCAGTGTGGTTGGGCTCTTGGCTGAGGCTCAACTGAACCCTGATGGGGAAAGTGGAGGGAGGGATGTAGGACACTGGTGAGGAATTGGTGCTGTCCTTGTCCCCAGGTACCAGCACCTGCGGATCAACAAGAAGATGACCAATGAGGTAGCCATCTTACAGCACCTGCCCGAGAGGCTGCGGGCAGAAGTTGCTGTGTCTGTACACCTGTCTACTCTGAGCCGGGTGCAGatcttccagaactgtgaagcCAGCCTGCTGGAAGAGCTGGTGCTGAAGCTGCAACCTCAGACTTACTCACCAGGTGAATATGTCTGCCGCAAGGGCGACATTGGCCGAGAGATGTACATCATTCGCGAGGGTCAGCTGGCCGTGGTGGCAGATGATGGCGTCACACAGTATGCTGTGCTTGGTGCAGGGCTCTACTTCGGGGAGATCAGCATCATCAACATCAAAGGTGGGCATCCCAACATTTGTTCTGGGGACAGCAGAACCCAGTACTGAGACCAGATGGTACTTCAGGGCCTACAGAGTAAGGACACTGGCCCTTGCCTGAGTCACAAGAGGGCTCAGGAGAGAAGAAGATCATAGAGGGTCTGTTCCCTGAGAAGAAGCTGAGCCAAGGTCAATGAACAGGGTGAGTGTTTGGAAGAGATAATAGACCTGCTCTATGGGTATCGACCTGAGGCACCAACATTCCAGGGCAAAGTGGCAGAAATAGTAATAGTATTTATTGTATGCTTATTACATGCCCTGTTCAAAGTGCCTTACATGTACCAACTCAAATTCTCTCAGCAGCTctataaggtaggtactattatctgCATGTTAAAGGTAAGGAAATTAGAGCATAGAGAGGTTTAGGAACTTGTCCAAAGTCAAACGGGCAATAAGTACACACACTTGGGGACAGTACAAGGAACAACTTTCTCACAGtaaatggaaaggaaggaattcCCATTTACTGAACATCAACTCCAGTTGGAGCCAGGTACTGTACTGTACAGGCTCATGTATTGCTCTTAGCGCCTGTGCAGTCGGAGTTGTTATGCCTAATCACAGGTAAAGACACTGAGGCCACGGGAGATGGGAAAGCCTGGAAAGGGGGTGAGCCCTCTGTCACTGACTGAGGCTAGATGCGCTCTCAGCCTGGGGATCCTACTCTTCAGCTGCCCTAAAGGCCTCACGTCTGTCCTCCACGGCCCCCTCAAGTTCCATATCCTCTATGCAGTTTGCTGCTGTCTACCTGACTTTGGACAAGGCATTTCCTTTTTTTGCACTTCAGTTTCCCTACCTCTCCAATAAGGATGATATTAAGAACCCAAAAAGTTATTTGTGAGGTCTAAATGAGCTATGTGAGTGAGGCACCCAGAGCAGCGCCTGGCATATAGCATGTTTTCAACAAACGGTAGCTCTCTTGCCCCTTCTAAGGTCCTTCTAGCTCTGAGACTGTACAAAATTTGGCCTAATCTAccttcccacccacccatcccccaccaaTGCTTTCCTAAAAATGGTATGACCTGCTCAGAATATTTCCCTAGTTTCCCTCCACCCTCAGCGTAAGGTCTGAACTCCTTACCATGGCTTAGGAGATCTGGTCTACCTGGCTGTCCCCTCCTCTTTCCATTGTCCTCACACCCTGCATTTCAGCCACTCTGGACTGCTTCCTGCTTTCTGTACCCACCTACCTCTTTCCTACCTCCATCCCTCTGCTCACGCTCCTCCCTCTTCCTAGctgccctcccccctttccttcttccccaagTTACTTCCCACTCAGTCAGGCATCACTTCTTTCAGGCTTCCCTAAATTCTCTGCCTTACAGTTATGGGCTCTTTGCCTGTCTTCCCACATTACCAAATGCATACATCTGCACTGCACCAGCTATATTGATATGTAACTATCCGATTAAATGTCTGTCTCCTCTAGGGTGTGATTTGTTGGAGGCAGGTCACTGATACCCACCCAGCACAGGGCGTAATCCCCAGTACATTACAGAATGAAAGCATTactgaggcagaaagagaggTACAGAAGTACAAATATGGAGGGTGGGGGTCTTGGTTCGGAGTGAAATGCTCCCTCACACCCACTCTAATTAACTCTCCTTCCATCTGTGGCCCATGAACCACAGGGAACATGTCTGGGAACCGCCGCACAGCCAACATCAAGAGTCTTGGTTATTCGGACCTGTTTTGCCTGAGCAAGGAGGACCTGCGGGAAGTGCTGAGCGAGTATCCACAGGCCCAGGCTGTCATGGAGGAAAAGGGCCGTGAGATCCTGCTCAAAATGAACAAGTTGGACGTAAACGCTGAGGCAGCTGAGATCGCCCTACAGGAGGCCACGGAATCCCGGCTGCGAGGCCTGGACCAGCAACTGGATGATCTCCAGACCAAGTTTGCTCGCCTCCTGGCTGAGCTGGAGTCCAGCGCACTCAAGATTGCTTATCGTATTGAACGGCTGGAGTGGCAGACTCGAGAGTGGCCAATGCCTGAGGAAACAGCCGAAGCCGATGATGAGGGCGAGCCTGGGGAGGGAACTTCCAAGGGTGGAGAGGACATGCctggccaaaaaggaaccccaggCCCAGAGTGACCCCATCCCTAACCTTAGGCCCCCACCTTCAAGTGAATTCAGGGTTGTAGGAAAGTCTGCCTGCAGAAACTCTGCCATCGTATCTGTTAGGTTACAGAGATGGGAGTGAATGGGTCTGCAGATGCCCACCTGGCGATGTAGACGTACGGCACAAGTTCATCCCCGACTtaccagcacacacacacagttgcacatacacacaccagcACCAAGACTGCATTCCATATAAAGTGCTCTGGAGTTCCCATTCTCAGAGCGCACATGTTTTCTCACATAGATATGTCTTATGCCCACGTGATATGTACACATTCAATCATGAATCTCATAAACAGACACATACTAAGAGTCATACACCAATAAACACACAGATACCCTCCACAGGTGTGCACACACTTGTGAACACATAAAAGCATACCCACAGCCCTCTTGTTCCGAAATATCCTTTTAATGCCACCCATATGTGGTCACAAGTGTACCATGCAAGTTgcacttcaataaaatatttgcctCCTCACTAAGCATTTATGGGGCTGACAGGAAAAGGCTATTGGTTTAACAATGGGCCAGGGTGACTTCTCTCTAAATTCTGAGTGATAACGATAAAGGGCATGGTCTCTGTAGTAGCTGGTGTGTTGGATTCAAAGGGGGCTGAAGTAGCTGGTGAATTGAGAACCAGTACTGAACTAGGCAAGCAAGCTTATGCATCACACTGCTGTGAGAGTGTGCATGTGTTCGTAGGTATACTCACATACTTGTACACACACTGATCACTGCATCTCATGGCAGTGTGTACATCCTCAACCTTGTGAGCTCTGCGAAGTTTGATCTAGCTTAGTGAGCCAGAGTAGATAGCTCtgctcctttttccttcccctcGCCCAGCCTGGAACCTGGGGCCAGGGCTACCCTGCATTCAGGACTCATTTCAAGGGGAGACTAGTTCCCAGAACCACTCACCTGGCCCTGTACTCCCACGCCAGTTGTTGGAGCTGGCCTTGATACTTATATTATCTAGCCCTCATTTTATATACAGTATTCCAAAATATAGGGTGGCAGAGAGAGACTAGGTGGAGTGGAATATCATGGCTGGGGACAACTGGAGATAAGTGTTTTGGGGATTTTAACATACTTGGAAGGAGGTCTGCAGTTTTGGGGCTGGGAAGGTGTTGTGGGGTCTGTGGGGAGGAATCTGATGTCATCTCTAAATCAGATTCACCTTGGTACCTAGTCACAGCTTTACCTCCTCCAGGGCCCAGCCAGGCTTTGTGTGTGAGTTGTGCCAtgtggtatttttaaatgtacctgGAATTTAATTATCAATATGATGGAGTGATGACACAGAGAGGTCAATGCCATTGAAAGAACTTATTACTTACAATCCccaagaggagaggggagggcacACTGTACCATGCAGGACCACATGGGGAGGAACCAGAAttgattaaaagataaaaacaaaaaacaaacacatgaaaaacagaGGGGAAATCATGGGTAAAAAGCCTTTATTACTATAGCGGTGGGAAGTTTTTAGGTGGGGATGTCTCCTACTAGGCAGGAAGTGAAACACAGATTTCGGAGCTTGGGGAGGGTTCATAATATGATTTCTAAGCACCCATAAAAGCTGGACCACAGGGAGATGTTTGGTCATTAGTTTGGCACATAATTTCAAGATTCCAAATCATCAATTACAGAATAACAAGAATGGTTATTACAAGTGGTACAAGAGAATGTAAAGTAGAGTCCTCAGTGCTGGAAGGGCTGCATGTGTGGGGAGCATCTGCTGATGTGTGGTCATGGACACAGTCCCCCAGAGCTGTTGGTGACCAACCTTTTGGGTATGGTGGGTACAGGTGACATAGATGCACTCAGATATGAAGGACTTGGAACAACACTTTCACAAATAGTCATAGGAGCTGAGGTCAAGGTGTCAGAAGAGACTATGAGGGACATTGCacattaaattatgttaaatatgtGGTTATTTTGTGATATCTTCCTCACAAAATATGAGATCCATAGAGCTGACACTCAGTCTGTCTTGTTTATCTATGGACCCTCAGGGTCAAAATTGTACCTGGTTCATAGTAAGTACCCAAATAAGCATTTGGCAAACAAAGAGATGAGAGTTGAAGTAGACAGAGGCCTGATGTCGGAGGAAGATGTGTGTTAACTTCTCAAGAGATTTCCCTACCATCTCTGCCCTCAAATCATGTTGAGCTAGAATGCGTGGGTATTTTATGAAGGCCCTTTTGGTCGTACCTGATGGATTTAGGGCTGAGAATAAGCTTTTCATTGACATACTACAATGTGCACACCTGTCCCAAGTGAAATGAAGGCTTTTTTAGAACACATAGCTCTGCCACCCCGTAGAATCCTGGTCTACAGCACAAAGAGGGTGATAACTGGCCACCTTCCCTATCCTGGATGCAGAAACAAAACTTTCCTGTGGCCAGGTGAACATTTTGCTTTGCTTCTGCTTTTCTGGGATAATATCAAATTCCTCATGGTGGAGCCACTACACCAGATGATACCTTGAATATCAGTAATTCCATGCTGGGGTCCTCTAGTTGTGGAGTGATTTCCATCACTATGTGGAAGACAATGTTTTGACCATTTAAAATTAAGCTGGGTAGAGCTAGGTCAGGATGGGAAGAAGGGAATCCAAATTTTAAGTTCCTGacatagcaaaaaaacaaacaaacaaacaaaaacaatcttgTAGTCCAAAGAATATCAGTTACTGTGTATCAAGCACTGAGCTAAATTCTTATAGGAGTACATGTGGCAGAAAACTTTGCTAAGATATTCGTTTGGATACATTTTATCCCTCCTTCCATTATAGGAAAGCACCTAAAGCTTTGTATCCCATGGACTTAAAGCTTCTTGAATTGCAGcatcaaaaatagaaattttcagaAACTCTGCCCTAGCTTTTGTTTGTGAAAAGCAGGACTTCTAACTTTTCACAACCAACTGTGCTCAATTATCTGTGAGGGCTTAGAGTTAAAGAAGCAGGACCTTCTGAACCCAAGGAGAGATTTCCCAAGACTAAGAAAAGGAATGGGATTCTTGaacattatgttagttttcttttgctgctgtAACATCCTAGCACAAATTTAGCAGTTTACAATATCatgcatttattatctctcagttCTGTGAGTCAAAAATCCAGGCACAGTATGGCTCAACTGAGTCCTCTGTTCACAGACTCCCAAgaccaaaatcaaagtgtcagctgGGCTAGGCTCTTTTCTAAAGGCTCTGAcaaagaatctgcttccaagatTAGTCAAGTCGTTGGAAGAATTGAATTCCTtttggttgtaggactgaggtcttTTATGGCCCCTTCATCTTCAAGACAACATAAGTGTGTTAAATATTTCTCATTCTCCAAATCTCTTACTTCTCCTTCTATTACAAGGCTGAGAAAGGTCTTGCTTTTTAGGACTCGTGTGATTAggtccacccagataatccaggataatctcctgatttttaagGTCAGCTGGTTattaaccttaattacatctgcaaagttccttttgctgTTATCACAGGAACAACACCAGAGGGCAAAGGTAATGGGAGCCCAAATTCTACCTTTCACAAGGTTTCTGGGGAGGAAAGCAACGTGGACCCCACTTTCACAGGGATCTCAGAATAGGGAACATTAAGAATCGAGTCTTGGAAACTGGAGGAAGATCTCCTAGTTCGCACTGGGGCCTCAGACAGCGCCCCCTAGGGGGAGagccttttaaaataagatgcaTACCAACATAACCAGCATGGTCTGAAGGCCAGGACcgtccccacctccaaatattgTGTCCAATATAAAATCCCCAGAGACTATGCAAGACACTAAGTTGGGGGGGAAAGAGACtggaaagaaaaccacaaaacacaAATGACAGAATCAAGGAAATGTCTAATTTTTAACACACTGTTATGGAATCATTCATTGAATAACTGCtacacatatattatctcatttagttcttaGAACAATATTAGGAAGTTTAAATTGTTATTATGCTCACTGTTCCAGgtcagaaaactgaagcccatAGAGCAACTAAAACTATTAGATACGATATATTATTGTAAAGCATTTTATCCTAGATCCTGGACTAAGTGTATTGTCTTAATCCTTACAACTATATGAAAAAGAGGTTAGTATTACCCCCATtttgaaatgaggaaactaagcctTTGGGAGATTAGATAACTTGCCCAATATCACAAGAATCCTAAGTCACATGGAATGAAACCTTACTGTTTCTTTTAGAGAGATAAAGGAAGAGGCTACCGCAATTTAAGCTGAGGCCAGGCAAGCTGCCTTCCTTTCTTGAGCATGACTGTTGCAGACAGTAACAGTGGTAACCAGGGAGAAGGAGCCAGTCGTACAGAACAAAGACTGGGAATCACCAGCAAGCCTGCCTAATGTGCTGAAGTGTGATCTCAGGGCTGCAGCCAAAGACAAGGGACTACCCACTGCTTTAGAGAAGAACTGCCAATTCCAGCTCTCCTGTCTGCTTACATGCAGCtatgggaggagggcaggagttTTGGAGTCACTGCTAGATGCTTACAGGGGTGTCAAGAACTGTCCAAGGGCCCTCCTACTGAGAGCCCAGCTGCTTCTGGCTTAGCTCTTCTCCCTCCCACAGGACCTAGAGCCTCATCCACTTCCCTCCTTGGGTCACTAACCTCAGGACACCTCGGCTTGGCTAAGAATTGGGATATATACTCCTCCTCAGTGTTCCCAGTTAGCTACTCCCTACAGAAGCTTCTTTGGCCCTTCCcactttatcctttttttttaacctgaggaTTTGGCTCCCAGCCCCCAAAGACAGATGGAAATAAAGCATCAAGCTTGGAGGAAATCAGATTCATAGGGAGAGGAGCCATTCAACCAAAGGAGGTATCTGGTGCAAACACTAGGAGCAGGAGCAGAAGGCAGGGTGGGTGGATTCTAGTTTAGGGCTGAAGCTACGGTTTGGCTTGAGGCTTGGATCAGTGATGGATGGTTAATCGTGGTTAGAACTGTGATCAGAATCATGGCCTAAGTCAGGGCAAGTATTAGGCCGACCTTAAAGCACAACAGATGGAAAAGAGCTTAGAGCCAATCAGGTGCTTGGAGCCAATTAGCGTCAGCTTTTAGTTCTGTAACATCACTCACTAGCTGGGGGATTCTCAGCCCTCTACAAAATCTTTCAgggtttttgaaaaacaaacacttggagaattaaatgtaaacaagataatgaatataaacTGCCTATAAGCGCCTGGCGGATAGCAACTGCTTAATAATGAATAGTAGCTATGACCATTATTCCTATCCCTCTAGCAGCAGTTGTGCCTTTGAGGGGCCCTGGGGCACAGGTTGTCTGGCCCTGCTTAACCCTGAGCCTCTGGGCTGTGCTGGCAATGCCAGACCTGGCCAGCAGAGGGCACAGAagtttctttctcccctccttcctgctccgtACCAGGCTTCAGGATTGCATTGCTTTGTAAAGTTGGGAGAATTACCCAGGGAAAAATGGAAACTTAGGGACAGAATTGTGGTCTCGACTGGTTTGTGAAAACCCTTGTTCAGATTGTTAAAGACTAAAATGCACCAGTGGTGGTGCTGAGAGACGTTACAGAGGAAGCCATGCCAAATCAGAGCCTGAGGCAGCCCTGTTGGGGGCAGCACCATCTACTGGCTGGGAGCATTCAGGACTGCCCTCCACACAGCCTGAAAAATCCTTGCACTTTTCCCACAGAAGGCATGGGTCCTCTATGTGTCTGGCACTGCCTTTCCAATGTCAGTGCCTTGGCCTGTTGCCCTCAGCATTGCAGTTGACCAACAGGTCCCATAATGCCCCAGAGGCTAATGACATGGATGTGTTCACTGAAGCCCTCTCTCTGGGTGACTTCCTGAGAGAGTTTTCCTGTGACTTTTTCAGCCCTCAGCCCTGATGGGAAGATCCAGGCCCCCCTTGAGTCACCTGTGAGAGCCTATGTCTGAAGCCAAGCGTAACCATCCAGTAAGAGCCAGCCCCTAGGGGTGTGCCTTCACTCTCCCCAGCACAAGCCCCAGGCTCTGGAAGGCCTGTCCTGTCACCTGGTTTTTATCTCTGCCCAACATTTCCTGCCTGCTCTGGTTCCAGCCCATCTGTCTTCTCAGccccctccttctttccttatCCCAAAAGAAGGGCCTCCTACATGGGCAGGAGCTCAGCACATAAGCATATCTGCATATcatagaaatacagagaaaaaaaggccTTGAAAGATGTCAGGAGAAAGCAGCCTAATCAGCCACAGAGGGAGGGACTGAACCAATGGGGGAGTGGACACCCCAAGGACTAAATTGTGACTGGTTTCTCTCCTACACTTCATCCCACCTGCCAGGAGCACCCAAGGCCAAGCCTATTCTGACATTCACCCCTCTGTGTGTGTTATTACTGGGTTTCCTGAGTAAAGTGCTGATATTTTGTGGGCCTGCGAGCTACCTAGAATAAGCAATACCTTGTAAGGCAGGTTATCTGGCTGTGCATTAGGAGCTATATTCTCATCACTTTAGATGTTTCTGCTCAACATTTACTGAAGTATTGTCTAAATATTCCCCTTATCTCCATTGTGATACAGAATGTTGAAAAAGGACCTGCCCACTCTGGGGCCAGTAGGGGCAGTAGCTGGGTGATTGAGACTTCCCCAAGAGAATATAAATTGTTCTAGCTACAAGAGTCAAGGTAAGTGGGCCAGCACCCCCTCcaaaacacaaagagagagagagagagagagagagagagagagagagagagagagagagagagagagaacaaaaaacaaaaaaactgacaaCCTTGGAAGGTCAAAGCTTGAGTCAGAAAGGCGGCTTCCTTCAGAACTGAGCCTGGTTCTGCTTCAAGACACCTTGCTTCCTTGACCTCCGAGGTGTCTGATTTGTTCTGGGACAAGGGTCTAGGTCTCTTTCCTCTGGCTACCCATACTGACTTTCCAGTTGCCTCCTTGTTCTGATCTAAAGGGCCATTTCCTGAGTAATCCCATTTTCTGAATGCTGACTTAATCCCAGGCATGATGGAATTTCCTGATTTGGGAAATGAGCTTCAACACTCTTAGCCCTGCATTTTCACCCCCTCCTCTACTCATGGTATGGACCCCTCTTCCACTGTAGTGATTACttaggtttttttctctttacaaacCATCTTCGTGAGATAATATATTTCCACCATCTCCTGGCCTTCACCTCCCATCGCCCACCTGCATTTAGAGGGCAGATTATGAGTGAGGTACAAGGGTGGTGAAAATATGGAATGCACCATTAAACCACAAGCAACTCAAG
Coding sequences within:
- the CNGA4 gene encoding cyclic nucleotide-gated channel alpha-4, with protein sequence MSQDSKVKTTESSPSAPSKTRKSLPVLDPSGDYYYWWLNTMLFPVMYNLIIIVCRACFPDLQHGYLVAWFVLDYTSDLLYLLDVMVRFHTGFLEQGILVVDKGRISSRYVRTWSFLLDLASLLPTDVAYVRLGVHTPMLRLNRFLRAPRLFEAFDRTETRTAYPNAFRIAKLMLYIFVVIHWNSCLYFALSQYLGFGRDAWVYPDPAQPGFERLRRQYLYSFYFSTLILTTVGDTPLPAREEEYLFMVGDFLLAVMGFATIMGSMSSVIYNMNTADAAFYPDHALVKKYMKLQHVNRWLERRVIDWYQHLRINKKMTNEVAILQHLPERLRAEVAVSVHLSTLSRVQIFQNCEASLLEELVLKLQPQTYSPGEYVCRKGDIGREMYIIREGQLAVVADDGVTQYAVLGAGLYFGEISIINIKGNMSGNRRTANIKSLGYSDLFCLSKEDLREVLSEYPQAQAVMEEKGREILLKMNKLDVNAEAAEIALQEATESRLRGLDQQLDDLQTKFARLLAELESSALKIAYRIERLEWQTREWPMPEETAEADDEGEPGEGTSKGGEDMPGQKGTPGPE